The following is a genomic window from Cygnus atratus isolate AKBS03 ecotype Queensland, Australia chromosome 8, CAtr_DNAZoo_HiC_assembly, whole genome shotgun sequence.
TGagttttttgtagttttatcTTTAAATTACTAGCCAAATCTCATGATTGCATTTCACCATCAAGATGTGTGAATTCATTCACACATTTTGTTCTATTGACTTTTAAACTAATACTTGATTAACAATTCTGCTTCCTGATCAGGGTATGTGTAGTGAGAAGGCTTAATCACATTATTTCCAtgacatatatttatattaatttcttcaaTAGGTGTTGCATTTATACTGGCAGACACTCAAGACTTGGTTATGAGAGGGGAAGAACAGTTTTTAGAAAGAATTCAGAAGTTCATAAACATACATCGGAatagttttttggttttgtcagcTGCTCTTCATGGACCACAGGAATGGAATATAATGTTTAGGATTCAGAGAAGGTATGATTTCAACATCAAACCAAGCTTTTTATTGctaggaagaaataaaataactgtttaCTCAGCAGTCCTAAATTcagatgaattttattttccccaggcaagtaaaaaaagtttattagtggaaaatgaaaaaaatgctgagtgAATCAATTTGACATGTCGTAGTTAACAAAAAGGGATTTTCCTCAAAACAGCAAGTAACCTTCCTTTCAATCACTTTATGGCTATGTAATcctttttcaagtttttctctCGCACTGGAAAATTAGGCAATTTTcgtaaacttttttttttagttttgtcagCATCTTTTCATggtcattttcaaaacagaacaggTAAGTTTTCTTCATGTGAAAAGGCTTTATTGTAAAGTACAGATTCCTTACCAggttttaaaatctgttcaCTTTGAACAGTGTCTATTATGCACAGCTAAACAATGGAAATAATGTTATTCTACGCTAGGAGTATAAAACTGGACATCAAAACtggtgtatttaaaatattatctgtGATTTCTAATGAAGCTTGAAAACTTAGATGTTTCAGTATGCACCTGCTGAGAACAGTTATCAGATTCTGTTCCATACGTTTaatcaaaactattttcagGTAGGTACAGTAGTCTTAACTGCAGTTGATTTTCGCTCTTGACATCAAAGAAGTGACTATTCTAATGGAGTCTTTGATTTTTACCTCCTTGAAACTAGTACCACGTTCATTAAATCCAGGGCACATTGCCAAAATGCTGATGAGTAGCAGAGCGTATGGGATGAAATGTAGGAAATCCATTATCCTTATATGAAAATTCCATAAATTTTCATGAGAGCTCTTAAAAGCTCTGCCACCATTCAGCAAGAACGTATTATTCAGCTGATGGCAATGCTAATTCTTAATCTACTTTTGTGCCTATATTCAGCTGATTTGGAAGTGTGTTGATCACTAACAAACgtgacattttgaaaatacattccCTTTGGCAAGtcagtaattttattaaaataaaaaaatagttttctcatTTCAGGCCACGCCAAATTGATAGTGACAAGGCAattatattttagatatttatatttttagattaaattatattttctacaacagaaaatgacagcaaTGCTAACTTTAGTGTCACTGTTACAACATACTTAGGCTAAAAGTCTAAAGAGAGCAGTTCTGTGCTTGCTTAAGCTTTGATACCTCTCTTCCATGACTGCCTTGAATGACAACTGGTGCTAGTTATTTTAATCTTCAGATTCCATTCTCAAGCATGTATGCATATGAGTAACTTTATAGAGAGAGAATGAATTTCAGGTTAAATTATTGGAATAAGGTTAAATTATTGGCCCAAGTCTTTGTGAGATAATTCTAAGAATTTCACGTAATCTTAATCACATCTAATTCATGTACGGATTGCTATATTTAGATAGCATACTACAAAGATATAGTTCAAGCAGCTGAACAAATGGTATAGAAATGGGACAGATAGGTATACAAACAGCATGAATTCTCCTGTTGCCGTTAAAGATAAAAGCAATCTTCTtcatctaaaaaataaaagcaatttgtgGTGCAGACATAGAAGTTGTTTAGATTGTGTGGGAGTGATTTCTGAGTTCTATGGCATAACAATTCAAGTGCATTCAGAAAGTAacctaaatttattttgatgtgcAGATTCCTGGGCAGCAATTTACATGTAATACCAGTTCATAATACTGCTGAAACGGTTAAGTTAATGCTAACTATAGCTAAGGTAAGTCTAGTTACATATACTTAAAAGTATTAGCTCCTCAGAACTTCAAGTACTTCAGAAGTATATTAAccaggaaaagtaaaataaataaataaacaaattagaaaatacttaattttcctTACTGGAACCTTGTGTCATATTGACCACAATCCATGTATAACCTTGAGGTAAAATTGTTGCTCAGTTCTTTAACCAAAGGTTTAAACTATTGTTAAAGGTAACTTTAAAAGCTTCTAATAGCatgtatgaaaacaaatgagataCTTAAGAGCTAATTCAGCTCTTACCACAGTTACTTTAGGGTGTCTTGATTTCATCAATGAGATCTAAGTATGTAATGGCTTCTTAAAGTAAAATAGCTATCTGAAAACTCTGGTTACCtgtagatttttaaatgatgcacATAATAATGTTATTCCTATAGCTTAACAAGTGTAATTTATCTGTAACAGCAACATATCCTGTACACATACACATTATTAAAGTATGTTCACTAATCTgcttttaagaacattttttttccacaagaatTTTAACTTGCACACTAACTATAACAATACTAGCAGCCTCTCATgtaccaaaaattaaaaaagtaggTTAGATAGCATGTTAGAAATCAAATAGgaatttttgtcctttcctgAAGTTATCTAAAAATAGTAAGTATTACCCTGTTTAGAGTATTCatcattttaaatgtgtaaCCTACATCTCATTTATTGCATGTGAAGAGTTGTTAAACACTTATTACAAGGTTGAACATTGTACTTTTCTAACTTTTTATGGACTCTATTGTGGTCTCATCTCTTAATGAAGCATTAACTTAAAAGCTTTTAAGGTTACTGTTGATTCTATAAACTTGAATGTGCTTTTCTGCTTGTTCAGAATGAATACTCCAGATTTCAACAGGACAGCCCTGTAAGAAGTGACATAGTACATACTACAAGTTGCCATTACATTATTTCTTGCTAATGCAGTACAGAGCCAATTTAATGACCTCTTGCATGAGGGTCCCTAATTGTCATAGGgcctaaaaaatatttttttgttgttctagcATAGGCCAAGGGAACAATACCATCCAACTAGTCCTGAGCTATCACACCAACTCCTCTTGAAATACTATCCAGATAATCAGAAGCAATGCTGATGGAACCAGTTACTTTAGGACTGGTCTTGCAGCTAAAGGAATACATCCAGTCACCTCTGTGtacattatttctaaatatttacttcagaaaacgtgattaaaatttcattatgataaatacatttgcactatttgaaaaataagatattGAACATTTGTTTATCTAAAAAGAATTGTTACCtacttctaatatttttctttcctctaagaTGACTTCCAAGCTGTGTGCAGATGATATTCGTTACAAAATGGCAATGACAAAAGCCCACATAATGGAAAACAGTCCAGTTTGGAAGACGCTTCAGGAATACCAGTTGCATTGTAATTAATTCACTGGtgtttttattcataaatataGCAGCTacattttgaacaaaatatagaatgttcttaaaatatacCATTGCATTTAAAAGACTGTATGTACAACTTATGCATTTGGAacaaaaaattgtattaaaactgtatacagtgaaaaataacagaCATTATACCCAATGTATGTtctaacaaaaaattaaaaatgtggttTAACTGCACTAATAGAAAAACCATCCTGATATTTGATTAAGTTCTGAACTTATACATTCATCTTTTTATAACTTCCCAAAATATGTAATGTATCTTAAGGAAAACTTTCATTAGAAACAACAATGatcaaaacaattcaaaacattttcctgtgcaTAAATAGTTGTGTATGAAGCCTTACAGagtacatttttaaacacaagttaTCTGTTCTGTTACTAAGTTTTAACATCTTATTTGGCTCAAGGttgacatgtttttctttaaaccttGTTTAGTTTGCCATAGTCTATTATCTATAGCTTCCAGTTCAGTTTGTAAATATAGAAGCTTGTTTGTCAAAAAGTGCTAATAAAAATAGCAACTGCTTAAACAGTGCTTTTTAATTCACGTCTCTCCAAgttaatttataaaaatcttCATAATTCAGAACACCAGTCAGTAACTATTACctaaagtattttgaaaatgaacagaacaagAAATGCACAATCATACCTCCCTTTACACagcataacaacaacaaaaaaaacccttgtaGACGTACTTTCTAAACTTTGGAAAAAGCACCAAATTCTGAAGAGGAGTACTTTAACAAATAGGCCATCTATGTGAATCACAGATAAAAATAGCTGAagacttttaataaaaaaaaaaaagacaaaaagcaggatTTACAATTTTTCTAGAGGCTACTCTACACTACTCTTCTTTAAAGGTTAGTAGTCTCCTTTTCAACTAAAGTCTAATAGTCAAAATTATCTTGCAAGAAGGATGCTAATTCAAGTATTTCAGTAGACCTAAATGTTTTCATCCATTGCAGCTTTTACTTTCACTTCAATGAGTTCTTCTACTCGAGCTAGAACACTTTCTATTAAATCAAATGTGAAGAGAGCTGAGTGCAAAACCTGAAATGACAGAAgagatttgttatttttatcagaaCAATGATTTTCTTATCTAC
Proteins encoded in this region:
- the C8H1orf146 gene encoding protein SPO16 homolog, which gives rise to MTESGGQEQSRWITTVIMSMGLQNHEISTVLQRQQHRVRYSESVEIGSVIFSLSGVAFILADTQDLVMRGEEQFLERIQKFINIHRNSFLVLSAALHGPQEWNIMFRIQRRFLGSNLHVIPVHNTAETVKLMLTIAKMTSKLCADDIRYKMAMTKAHIMENSPVWKTLQEYQLHCN